A stretch of DNA from Dioscorea cayenensis subsp. rotundata cultivar TDr96_F1 chromosome 4, TDr96_F1_v2_PseudoChromosome.rev07_lg8_w22 25.fasta, whole genome shotgun sequence:
ATCCCATCTTCTCCCATTTTTCCCCAATTTTTTGTCcttgttttgatttggtttgtgACAAGCTGTAAAAAAGTTTCAATCTTTTCTTCTCTGATTGAAGaaagttataattttgattCTTGTTCTGGTTGAAAGTTGCGAGCTTTTTATACTTTTGGTGGGTGTTTCTCTTTGTTGGCTTAATGCACAACTTGCGATGTTCTTCCTGCTCTTATCTTCTCTTCCTTTCATCTTCCTCCTTTCCAAGTCCCTCCCTTTGAAGCAGACACACTGGCTTGATCTTGTCCCAAGTCTGAATCTTTCCATCAAGATGTCAAGCAAGAGGAGGAGTCAAAGTGAAGGGGAGAATGAGGGAGAGAATGATATGTTTCCTTCTGTTCTGGATTTGCCAGAGCTGGCTCTGGACATGGTCCTTGGCAAGCTTTCTCCTGCTGGGCTTTCAAGCATGTCCTGTGTTTGCAAATCTTTGAGGGAGACTTGCAGGAGTGAtcatatgtgggagaagcacaTGAAAGCAAAATGGGGGAGATTAATTGGCAAGGCTGCTCAAAGACAGTGGGACTTGTGTATGGCCTTGAGGAATCAATCTTTGTGCAAGGCTAAAGGCAAAGGTTTCTTTGCCCGTCTCTCTTGTGTTTTGCCTCTTCATTGGATTAAGTCTAGGATTGATGGTGGTGCCAAATCAAAAGGTGTTTTCTTCCCTGATGTTTCCATTATGTCCTGGTATCTCTCTCTTGAAAATGGCAAGTTCTGGTTCCCTGCTCAGGTTTACAACAGAGaggtatgtatatatctatttatctatCTGTCAATTCTTCgatgttttcattcatttgtaTGCTTGTAAGATTGAATTTTCATCATATCTTTTGTAGCATGGGCATGTTGGATTCATGTTGTCTTGCTATGATGCTGAAGTCAGTTATGATTGTCATACTGATACCTTTCGCGCAAGGTATATTGCATATTTGTTACTGTAAGTATCTAAGTGTCATGTATTATATATGTGATTGGTGTATGCATTTAGGTACCCTCCACATGGCCGGAGAACGGTTGTGATTGAAGAGGGAGTGCAATGGGAGAGACTGAGAGCATCACCTGTTGAAACTTCTGCACATGAGCTTCATATTTCTGATTGTTT
This window harbors:
- the LOC120259355 gene encoding F-box protein At2g32560-like; the protein is MFFLLLSSLPFIFLLSKSLPLKQTHWLDLVPSLNLSIKMSSKRRSQSEGENEGENDMFPSVLDLPELALDMVLGKLSPAGLSSMSCVCKSLRETCRSDHMWEKHMKAKWGRLIGKAAQRQWDLCMALRNQSLCKAKGKGFFARLSCVLPLHWIKSRIDGGAKSKGVFFPDVSIMSWYLSLENGKFWFPAQVYNREHGHVGFMLSCYDAEVSYDCHTDTFRARYPPHGRRTVVIEEGVQWERLRASPVETSAHELHISDCLHELLPGDHIEIQWRRNKEFPYGWWYGVVGHLESCDGSEYHCRCHNSDTIMLEFNQYTPGSRWRRAAVNRKNHREEGNETDGFYGGIRKLKSKDEINMWKQLWPTDNLE